Genomic window (Pseudomonas azadiae):
CCACCACCGGCACCTTGCTACCGGCCAGCGCCTCGCCGATCAGCGGGTCGTCGAAGTCGGCAATGATCCCGTCGCCCTGCCAGCGCTCGATGCCTTTGAGGCGGCACAGAAAATCCTCTTCCAGGAACAGGTCCCAGGAAGCGCGGGTGCTGCTCAAGTAATTGCCGATGCCGGCGATGATGCCACGGTCGTAGATTTTGCTGCCGTTGAAAAGCAAGGCGATGCGGTGCACGGGCGGTAGGGTTTTCATTGTTTTTGTCCTGGGGCCGGTGGGTGCAGGTTAGACCCTGCCACTCAAAATCGCACCATGGCTTGGTGATTTTCATAATCGCCAGCCCTCATGCCGTTGCTAGTATCGAACCACCGCCAAGAACAATAAGGAAAACGCCATGCCGTACTTCCCCGGTGTCGAGAAGGTTCGCTTCGAAGGCCCCAGCAGCGACGCCCCCCTCGCCTTTCGCCATTACGACGCCAACAAGCTCATCCTCGGCAAGCCCATGCGCGAGCACCTGCGCATGGCGGCCTGTTATTGGCACACCTTTGTATGGCCGGGGGCGGATATGTTTGGCGTCGGCACGTTCAAGCGGCCGTGGCAGCGCAGCGGCGACCCGATGGAACTGGCCATCGGCAAGGCAGACGCCGCCTTCGAGTTTTTCTCCAAGCTGGGCATCGACTACTACAGCTTCCACGACACCGACGTCGCGCCCGAAGGCAGTTCGCTCAAGGAGTATCGCGAGCACTTCGCGCAGATGGTCGACCACTTGGAGCGCCATCAGGAACAGACCGGGATCAAGCTGTTGTGGGGCACCGCCAATTGCTTCAGCAACCCGCGCTTTGCCGCCGGCGCCGCGAGCAACCCGGACCCGGAAGTGTTCGCCTACGCCGCCGCCCAAGTGTTCAGCGCGATGAATGCGACGCTGCGGCTCAAGGGTTCCAACTACGTGCTGTGGGGCGGTCGCGAAGGCTATGAAACCCTGCTCAACACCGACCTGAAACGCGAGCGCGAACAGCTCGGGCGCTTTATGCGCATGGTGGTGGAACACAAGCACAAGATCGGCTTCAAGGGCGATTTGCTGATCGAGCCCAAGCCTCAGGAGCCGACCAAGCACCAATACGATTACGACAGCGCCACGGTGTTCGGCTTCCTGCATGAGTACGGCCTGGAGCATGAGATCAAAGTGAATATCGAGGCCAACCACGCGACGCTGGCCGGGCACAGCTTTCATCATGAGATTGCCACGGCGGTGTCGCTGGGAATTTTCGGCAGCATCGACGCCAACCGCGGCGACCCGCAGAACGGCTGGGACACCGACCAGTTCCCCAACAGCGTCGAGGAAATGACCCTGGCCACCTATGAAATCCTCAAGGCCGGCGGCTTCAAGAATGGCGGCTACAATTTCGACTCCAAGGTGCGCCGCCAGAGCCTGGATGACGTGGACCTGTTCCACGGCCATGTCGCGGCCATGGATGTACTGGCCCTGGCCCTGGAACGCGCGGCCGCCATGGTGCAGAACGACCAGCTGCAACAGTTCAAGGACCAGCGTTATGCCGGCTGGCAGCAGCCGCTGGGCAAAGCGGTGCTGGCGGGCGAGTTCAGCCTGGAGTCCCTGGCCGAGCATGCGTTTGCCAACGAACTGAACCCGCAGGCCGTGAGTGGGCGCCAGGAGATGCTTGAGGGTATCGTGAATCGGTTTATCTACACCTGATATATGCGGTTTTGTAGTGAGCGGGCTCGCCCCGCGCTGGGTGGCGAAGCCGCCCCAAAACCAGTCGTCCCGTGTTGACCTGACACACCGCGGCGGTACGATTTGGGGCGGCTTCGCCACCCAGCGCGGGCAAGCCCGCTCACTACAAGTACAGTGTTCGTCTAGAGTCTTTCCAACAACAATAAAAGGACGCACCACCATGAAGTCATTCAAACGTACCCTGCTCGCCACCGCCCTGGCCCTGCTCGCACTGCCGGCCATGGCCGACCCTGCCCACCCGAAGATCGGTTTTTCCATCGACGACCTGCGCCTGGAGCGCTGGTCCCGCGATCGCGATTATTTCGTCGCGGCCGCGGAAAAACTCGATGCCAAGGTCTTCGTGCAATCGGCCGATGCCAATGAGCAGAAGCAGATTTCCCAGATCGAGAACCTGATCTCCCGTGGCGTCGATGTGATCGTGATCGTGCCGTTCAACGCCACCGTGCTCACCAACGCCGTCGCCGAAGCCAAGAAGGCCGGGATCAAGGTGGTGTCCTATGATCGCCTGATCCTCAACGCGGACATCGACGCCTACATCTCCTTCGATAACGAAAAAGTCGGCGAGATGCAGGCCAGCGGCGTGCTGCAAGCCGCGCCTAAGGGCAATTACTTCCTGCTCGGCGGCGCGCCCACCGACAACAACGCCAAGGTACTGCGCGAAGGCCAGATGAAAGTGCTGCAACCGGCCATCGACAAGGGCGACATCAAGATTGTCGGCCAGCAATGGGTGAAGGAGTGGAACCCCACCGAAGCCCTGAGCATCGTCGAAAACGCCCTGACCCGGAACAACAACAAGATCGACGCCATCGTCGCCTCCAACGACGCCACCGCCGGTGGTGCGATCCAGGCCCTGGCCGCGCAGAAACTGGCGGGCGAGGTGCCGATCTCCGGCCAGGACGCTGACCTCGCCGCGATCAAGCGCGTGATCGACGGCACCCAGACCATGACCGTGTACAAGCCGCTCAAGCTGATCGCCACCGAAGCCGCCAAGCTCTCGGTGCAGCTGGCGCGCAATGAGAAACCAACGTACAGCTCGCAGTACGACAACGGCAGCAAAAAGGTCGACACCATCCTGCTGACCCCGACGCCGCTGACCAAGGCCAATGTCGACCTGTTGGTGAAGGACGGCTTCTATACCAAAGAGCAGATCGGCCTGTAGGAGCGGGCTTGCCCGCGAAAAACGTTAACGATAACGCAGCGCTGTCAGGCAGCCCTCGTCGCCTATGGGTTTTTCGCGAGCAAGCTCGCTCCTACAGTAATGTCGTCAGCCCTTTGTGTGAGCAATAGTAATGCCTGACTACCTGCTGCAAATGAACGGCATCGTCAAATCCTTTGGCGGTGTCAACGCGTTGAACGGCATCGATATCAAGGTGCGGCCGGGGGAATGCGTCGGCCTGTGCGGTGAGAATGGTGCCGGTAAATCCACCCTGATGAAGGTGCTGTCGGCGGTCTACCCGTACGGCACCTGGGACGGCGAAATCCTCTGGGACGGGCAGCCGCTCAGGGCCCAGTCGATCAGCGAAACCGAAGCGGCTGGCATCGTGATCATCCATCAGGAATTGACCCTGGTGCCGGACCTGTCGGTGGCCGAGAACATCTTCATGGGCCACGAACTGACCTTGCCGGGTGGGCGCATGAACTACCCGGCGATGATCCACCGTGCCGAAGCCTTGATGCGCGAGCTCAAGGTGCCGGACATGAACGTGGCGCTGCCGGTGTCCCAGTACGGCGGCGGCTACCAGCAACTGGTGGAAATCGCCAAGGCCCTCAACAAGCAGGCGCGCCTGCTGATTCTGGACGAGCCCTCCTCGGCCCTGACCCGCTCGGAAATCGACGTGCTGCTGGACATCATCCGCGGCCTCAAGGCCAAGGGCGTGGCCTGCGTGTACATCTCCCACAAGCTCGATGAAGTGGCGGCGGTGTGCGACACCATTGCGGTGATCCGCGACGGCAAGCACATCGCGACCACCGCCATGGCCGACATGGACATCGCGCAGATCATCACGCAGATGGTCGGCCGCGAGATGAGCAACCTCTACCCCACCGAGCCCCATGAGGTGGGCGAGGTGATTTTCGAAGCGCGCAATGTCACCTGCTATGACGTCGACAACCCCAAGCGCAAACGCGTGGACGATATTTCGTTCGTGCTCAAGCGCGGCGAAATCCTCGGCATCGCCGGTCTTGTGGGTGCCGGGCGCACGGAGCTGGTGTCGGCGCTGTTCGGCGCCTACCCCGGCCGCTACAGCGCCGAGGTGTGGCTGGACGGCCAGATGATCGACACGCGCACACCGCTCAAGTCGATCCGCGCCGGGCTGTGCATGGTGCCCGAAGACCGCAAGCGCCAAGGCATCATTCCCGACCTGGGCGTGGGCCAGAACATCACCCTGGCGGTGCTCGACACCTACGCCCACCTGACCCGCATCGACGCCGAGGCCGAACTGGGCAGCATCGACCAGCAGATCGCGCGCATGCACCTCAAGACTTCCAGCCCGTTCCTGCCGATTACCAGCCTGTCCGGCGGCAATCAGCAAAAGGCGGTGCTGGCGAAAATGCTGATGGCCAGGCCCAAGGTGCTGATCCTCGACGAACCCACGCGCGGGGTGGACGTGGGCGCCAAGTATGAGATCTACAAGCTGATGGGCGCGCTGGCGGCCGAAGGCGTGGCGATCATCATGGTCTCCTCGGAACTGGCCGAAGTGCTCGGCGTGTCCAACCGCGTGCTGGTGATCGGCGACGGCCAGTTGCGTGGCGATTTCATCAATGAGGGCCTCACTCAGGAACAGGTGCTCGCCGCCGCGCTCAGCCAACACAATAACAATCGGAAGACCGCGTAGATGAATCAGCTCAAACAGCTGTTTACCCGCTACAAAATGCTCGCCCTGGTCATCGCCGTGGCGGTGATCTGGCTGTTTTTCAGTTGGCAGACGGAGGGTGGTTTTCTCACGCCGCGCAACCTGTCCAACCTGCTGCGGCAGATGTCGATCACCGGGATCCTCGCATGCGGCATGGTGCTGGTGATCATCAGCGGCGAGATTGATTTGTCGGTGGGTTCGCTGCTCGGATTGCTGGGCGGACTGGCGGCGATCCTGGATGTGGTTTATCACGTGCCGTTGTTGGCCAATCTGAGCCTGGTCGCTTTGTGCGGCTTGATGATCGGGCTGGCCAACGGGTACATGACGGCCTATCTGCGCATCCCGTCGTTTATCGTCGGGCTGGGCGGGATGCTGGCGTTTCGCGGGATTCTGCTGGGGATCACCGGCGGTACGACCATTGCGCCGGTGTCGCCCTCGCTGGTGTACGTGGGCCAGGGGTATTTGCCGCACACGGTGGGCATCGGCCTGGGTGTATTGCTGTTTGCGTTGACCCTGTTCCTCACCTGGAAGCAACGACGCAACCGCGCGCTGCATGGTTTGGCGGCGCATTCACGGGTGCGTGACGCGGTGCGCGTGGTGGTGATTGGCGCCGTGCTGGCGGGGTTCGTCACCACCCTCAACAGCTACGACGGCATCCCCGTGCCGGTGCTGCTGTTGCTGTTGCTGCTCGGCGTATTCAGCTACGTCACCAGCCAGACCGTGTTCGGCCGTCGCGTGTATGCGGTGGGCAGCAACATGGAAGCCACGCGCCTGTCGGGCATCAACGTACAGGCAGTGAAGCTGTGGATCTTCGGCATCATGGGCGTGATGTGCGCCCTCGCCGGCCTGGTCAACACCGCCCGGCTTGCGGCCGGTTCGCCATCGGCGGGCAACATGGGCGAACTGGATGCCATCGCCGCGTGCTTTATCGGCGGGACGTCGATGCGCGGCGGTTCGGGCACGGTGTATGGCGCGTTGCTCGGGGCGCTGGTGATCACCAGCCTGGATAACGGCATGTCGATGCTGGACGTGGACAGTTACTGGCAGATGATCGTGAAGGGCAGCATTCTGGTGCTGGCGGTGTGGGTGGATGTGAGTACGCGGACCGGCCGGCGGTAGAGGCTACGCAAGAACGCAAGAGTTCAAATGTGGGAGCCGGGCTTGCCCGCGATGACGGTGGGTCAGGCAATACCTCTGTGACTGCCCTTCCACCACGGGGCAAGCCCGCGCAGGCCTTAGGGATCTACACAACTTTCAAAGGCTGAAAAATGTCCCCGTAGTGAGCGGGCTTGCCCCGCGCTGGGCTGCGGCCCAAACCAGGCGAATAGGGTTTTTCTGAAACTGCGCGGTGTCTTTATTGGGCGGCTTCGCAGCCCAGCGCGGGGCAAGCCCGCTCACTACAAAGAGGTGTAAATACCTATGCCCCTCCCACATTTGATTGCATTTCAAGGTTGGATCGCAGGGGTTGGTCTGCCCCTTCCCTATTCAAACGCCTGGCGATTCTCTGGCGTGATCAACTTGAACGGCACCCACACCACCGGCGACTCCAGCACCTCGCCGCGTACCAGGCGCAGCGCGGTGTCCACGGCGCCGCTGGCCTGGCCTGCGGCGTCCTGGAATACGCTGACGGCCATCTTGCCCTCGGCCATCAATTTCAAACCGTCCGGCGTGCCGTCGATGCCGCCGACCCAATAGTCCTTGGCCTGCTTGCCGGCTTTTTCCAGCCCCATGATCGCGCCGATCGCCATTTCGTCGTTGTTGGCCGCGACGATCGAAAAGTCGACGCCCTGCTTGACCCAGTCCATGACAATGGTGGCAGCCTGGCTACGCTCCCAGTTGCCGACTTTTTTCTGCACGACTTTCATATCCGGGTATTTGGCGACGACTTTTTCCACGTCTTCGGTGCGCATCAACGAGGACGCGTTGGCCGGGTCGCCCACCAGAATCACCACGTTGCCTTTGTAACCGGCGCGGCGCGCCAGTTCTTCCATCTGCAACGTGCCCGACTCCAGCTCGTTGGAGCCGACAAACGCCGTCTGCGCCGGCCATTTTTCCGGGTTCGGGTTGCGGTTGACGAACACCAGCGGAATCTTCGCGTCCGCGGCCAACTGCATCATCTGCGCCGCGCTTTTGCCGTCCACCATCGCAATGATGATCGCATCCACCTTGGCGTTGACCAGGTTGCGCAATTGACGCATCTGCAAATCGACGCTGTCCTGGCCATTCTCCATGAATATGTCGACGTTCATGACGCCGGCCTGTTGCTGCACGCCGTTGCGCAGCAGGGTCTGGAAGTTATCGTCGTATTTCGCCATGCCCACGCCCAGCAAGGGCGTGGCGGCCTGGGCCAGGCCCGGCACGAACAGCGTCGCACCCAGGGCGAGCATTAACCATGCTTTCATGTTCTGACTCCTGCGGCTCAAACGCTGAAATGGTGGAGCAGCTCGCGCTGCACTTTGGCCATGTTCGACAGCTCTTGGCTGCTGATGGCGGACTGCTCGGCACCGTCTGCCGTCTGCTGGGCTGAATCGTTGATCTGGATGACCATCCGGCTGGTTTCCTGCACCGTGGCACTCTGCTGCTCGGTGGCGGCGGCAATCTGGATGTTCATGTCGCGGATACTGTCGACCGCGTCGCTCATCGACAGCAGCAAATCACCGGCGCCCGAGGCCAGGGACACGCATTGGCTGGACTGCGCCTGGCTTTCGTTCATCACGTGCACCACCGAGTGAATTTTTTGCTGCATGAGCCCGATCATGTCCTGGATCTCGCTGGTCGAGGTCTGGGTACGGCTGGCCAGGGAACGCACTTCATCGGCCACGACCGCAAAACCGCGCCCTTGCTCGCCGGCACGCGCCGCTTCGATTGCTGCGTTGAGGGCAAGCAGGTTGGTTTGTTCGGCAATGGTGCGAATGGCCACCACAATGCCCTCGATGTTCTGTCCGTACTTCTGCAGCTCATCGGTCACTTGCGTGGCTTTGTTCACCTGGTCGGCCTGCTGGCGGATATTGACGATGGTCTCGGCCACGCGCTCCTGCACCTTGTGCGTGAGCTCACTGGTGTCGTCCACGGCCTGGCGGGTGTCCTGCGCACGCCGGGCAACTTCTTCGACCGTGCTTTCCATTTGCGTCATCGCCGAGGCGGCCGATTGCAAGCGGTCCTTCTGCTCGTCCACCACACGGGTGGTCTGCTCGCTGTTCAAGGCGTTATTGCCAGCGGTCACGGCCAGCGCATCGGCCGAGCTGATCAGTTCACGGAAGGTTTTCTGAAGGGCTTTGGTCAGCTCATTCAGGTAACCGCCCAACTCACCGAATTCATCTTTACGGCTGACATCGAAGCTGACCCGCATGTCGCCGGCGGTGAGCGTCTTGAGCACTTCGCGAAACGCCGCCAGCGGGCGCCGCAGGCTGAAGGCGACCCAAGTACCAATCGCCACGGCCGCCAGCACCGCCAGCACACAGGCGATCAACAGCACGCTGCGGCTGGTGCCGATAGTGGCATTGGCGGAATGGCTGGCCTGGTTGGCGACCTCCAGCGATTGGCTGCCGAACTCGGCGATGCGGTCGAGGGTGGCTTTGAGTGCCGCCTCAACCGCATTGCGTTGCTGCTGCACCTGCGCGGCGAGCTTCGCCTCGGCTTGATAGGCCTGGAACAGACCGTCAGCGGCGGTCAGGTCCGTCAGCAGGCGATTGACCATGACGCCGGCGATCCGCCCGACTCGCGGGTCAATCGCCGTCAGCGCCTGGGCCCGGGTGCTGATCACTTCGTCCTGCAGGTTCAGCACGCGCTGCAGTTTATCGATGGCGGGCGTGACGGTATGGGCCGCGAAGCCATCGTAGGATTTGTTGACTTCCAGCAGCAGTTGCTCTGCTGCGGCCACCTGTTGCGGTTCGTTGACGCTGCGTGCATGCGCGATGTAATCACGCAGATAACTGGTCAACTGCATCGCCTGCGCACTGCTGTAACCTTGCAGTTTGCGTGTCAGCGCCAACTGCTGCACATGCTGCAAATGGGAGGTCATCAAGGCCTGCGCCTGTTCGGCGTAGGCCGTGACGTGTTGGCGCTGCTGCGCCAGGTTCGCCCGCAGCGCCTCATGCTCACCGGTGTAGGCAGCGGTGCTGTCGAGCAACTGAGTGAACTGGGCGATGCTTTCGGTAAACGGCCGCTTGCCGTCCTCGATCTGCTTGGGGTCGGTGCTGATCTGAATGGCCAACAACGCCTGGTTGGCGCGCAGGATGTGCACGTAGAGCTCACTGGCGGCCCGGCTCAACGGCGCCGACTGGCCGGTGATGATGGACAAGCGACCGCCGATGGACTGCGTGTTCTGATAGCTGATCCCGGCCATGATCAGCAGCAACAGCACCAACACCGCAAATCCGCCGATCACACGCTGCAATATGGTCATGGCTACCCCTTTTTAATTTTTATTCGTTGTCCTGAGACGACCAGGCGTACACCTCCAAGTTCGGGATCGCTCGGGTGCTAGTGGCTGTATCGGCCCGGTGGGCGGGGACTTGATCAACGCGGTCAAAAAAAGTGGGAGGGAGCTTGCTCCCGATGACGGCAGGTCAGTCGATGTAACTGTCGACTGATCCACCGCTATCGAGGGCAAGCCCCCTCCCACATTTGCAGCATTTTATCTGCTGATAAATGGCCGCCAGACGGTCACTGGTTCAACACGACATCACGCATCGCGGGGATGTACCCGTAGTCATAAGCCTCCTGCACAAACGAACGATCACCCTTCAATACAATCCTGACGGTGGGCGCTTCGGTGC
Coding sequences:
- the xylA gene encoding xylose isomerase; the encoded protein is MPYFPGVEKVRFEGPSSDAPLAFRHYDANKLILGKPMREHLRMAACYWHTFVWPGADMFGVGTFKRPWQRSGDPMELAIGKADAAFEFFSKLGIDYYSFHDTDVAPEGSSLKEYREHFAQMVDHLERHQEQTGIKLLWGTANCFSNPRFAAGAASNPDPEVFAYAAAQVFSAMNATLRLKGSNYVLWGGREGYETLLNTDLKREREQLGRFMRMVVEHKHKIGFKGDLLIEPKPQEPTKHQYDYDSATVFGFLHEYGLEHEIKVNIEANHATLAGHSFHHEIATAVSLGIFGSIDANRGDPQNGWDTDQFPNSVEEMTLATYEILKAGGFKNGGYNFDSKVRRQSLDDVDLFHGHVAAMDVLALALERAAAMVQNDQLQQFKDQRYAGWQQPLGKAVLAGEFSLESLAEHAFANELNPQAVSGRQEMLEGIVNRFIYT
- the xylF gene encoding D-xylose ABC transporter substrate-binding protein, translating into MKSFKRTLLATALALLALPAMADPAHPKIGFSIDDLRLERWSRDRDYFVAAAEKLDAKVFVQSADANEQKQISQIENLISRGVDVIVIVPFNATVLTNAVAEAKKAGIKVVSYDRLILNADIDAYISFDNEKVGEMQASGVLQAAPKGNYFLLGGAPTDNNAKVLREGQMKVLQPAIDKGDIKIVGQQWVKEWNPTEALSIVENALTRNNNKIDAIVASNDATAGGAIQALAAQKLAGEVPISGQDADLAAIKRVIDGTQTMTVYKPLKLIATEAAKLSVQLARNEKPTYSSQYDNGSKKVDTILLTPTPLTKANVDLLVKDGFYTKEQIGL
- the xylG gene encoding D-xylose ABC transporter ATP-binding protein, with the protein product MPDYLLQMNGIVKSFGGVNALNGIDIKVRPGECVGLCGENGAGKSTLMKVLSAVYPYGTWDGEILWDGQPLRAQSISETEAAGIVIIHQELTLVPDLSVAENIFMGHELTLPGGRMNYPAMIHRAEALMRELKVPDMNVALPVSQYGGGYQQLVEIAKALNKQARLLILDEPSSALTRSEIDVLLDIIRGLKAKGVACVYISHKLDEVAAVCDTIAVIRDGKHIATTAMADMDIAQIITQMVGREMSNLYPTEPHEVGEVIFEARNVTCYDVDNPKRKRVDDISFVLKRGEILGIAGLVGAGRTELVSALFGAYPGRYSAEVWLDGQMIDTRTPLKSIRAGLCMVPEDRKRQGIIPDLGVGQNITLAVLDTYAHLTRIDAEAELGSIDQQIARMHLKTSSPFLPITSLSGGNQQKAVLAKMLMARPKVLILDEPTRGVDVGAKYEIYKLMGALAAEGVAIIMVSSELAEVLGVSNRVLVIGDGQLRGDFINEGLTQEQVLAAALSQHNNNRKTA
- a CDS encoding sugar ABC transporter permease, which gives rise to MNQLKQLFTRYKMLALVIAVAVIWLFFSWQTEGGFLTPRNLSNLLRQMSITGILACGMVLVIISGEIDLSVGSLLGLLGGLAAILDVVYHVPLLANLSLVALCGLMIGLANGYMTAYLRIPSFIVGLGGMLAFRGILLGITGGTTIAPVSPSLVYVGQGYLPHTVGIGLGVLLFALTLFLTWKQRRNRALHGLAAHSRVRDAVRVVVIGAVLAGFVTTLNSYDGIPVPVLLLLLLLGVFSYVTSQTVFGRRVYAVGSNMEATRLSGINVQAVKLWIFGIMGVMCALAGLVNTARLAAGSPSAGNMGELDAIAACFIGGTSMRGGSGTVYGALLGALVITSLDNGMSMLDVDSYWQMIVKGSILVLAVWVDVSTRTGRR
- a CDS encoding substrate-binding domain-containing protein, whose amino-acid sequence is MKAWLMLALGATLFVPGLAQAATPLLGVGMAKYDDNFQTLLRNGVQQQAGVMNVDIFMENGQDSVDLQMRQLRNLVNAKVDAIIIAMVDGKSAAQMMQLAADAKIPLVFVNRNPNPEKWPAQTAFVGSNELESGTLQMEELARRAGYKGNVVILVGDPANASSLMRTEDVEKVVAKYPDMKVVQKKVGNWERSQAATIVMDWVKQGVDFSIVAANNDEMAIGAIMGLEKAGKQAKDYWVGGIDGTPDGLKLMAEGKMAVSVFQDAAGQASGAVDTALRLVRGEVLESPVVWVPFKLITPENRQAFE
- a CDS encoding methyl-accepting chemotaxis protein, which produces MTILQRVIGGFAVLVLLLLIMAGISYQNTQSIGGRLSIITGQSAPLSRAASELYVHILRANQALLAIQISTDPKQIEDGKRPFTESIAQFTQLLDSTAAYTGEHEALRANLAQQRQHVTAYAEQAQALMTSHLQHVQQLALTRKLQGYSSAQAMQLTSYLRDYIAHARSVNEPQQVAAAEQLLLEVNKSYDGFAAHTVTPAIDKLQRVLNLQDEVISTRAQALTAIDPRVGRIAGVMVNRLLTDLTAADGLFQAYQAEAKLAAQVQQQRNAVEAALKATLDRIAEFGSQSLEVANQASHSANATIGTSRSVLLIACVLAVLAAVAIGTWVAFSLRRPLAAFREVLKTLTAGDMRVSFDVSRKDEFGELGGYLNELTKALQKTFRELISSADALAVTAGNNALNSEQTTRVVDEQKDRLQSAASAMTQMESTVEEVARRAQDTRQAVDDTSELTHKVQERVAETIVNIRQQADQVNKATQVTDELQKYGQNIEGIVVAIRTIAEQTNLLALNAAIEAARAGEQGRGFAVVADEVRSLASRTQTSTSEIQDMIGLMQQKIHSVVHVMNESQAQSSQCVSLASGAGDLLLSMSDAVDSIRDMNIQIAAATEQQSATVQETSRMVIQINDSAQQTADGAEQSAISSQELSNMAKVQRELLHHFSV